The proteins below come from a single Hemitrygon akajei chromosome 2, sHemAka1.3, whole genome shotgun sequence genomic window:
- the LOC140741474 gene encoding cyclin-dependent kinases regulatory subunit 2, protein MSNKQIYYSDKYYDDQYEYRHVMLPKELAKQVPKTHLMSEDEWRKLGVQQSLGWVHYMMHEPEPHILLFRRPLPKDQEK, encoded by the exons ATGTCGAACAAACAGATTTACTACTCGGACAAGTATTATGACGACCAGTATGAGTACAG gcatgTTATGTTGCCCAAGGAGCTTGCAAAGCAAGTACCAAAGACTCATCTTATGTCTGAGGATGAATGGCGGAAACTAGGTGTGCAGCAGTCTCTGGGCTGGGTCCATTACATGATGCATGAACCAG AACCCCATATTCTACTGTTCCGAAGACCTCTTCCGAAGGACCAGGAAAAATAA